A single genomic interval of Bradyrhizobium sp. AZCC 1693 harbors:
- a CDS encoding cysteine hydrolase family protein, giving the protein MANSAKLRAEPEPIALDWPATALLIIDMQRDFMEPGGFGETLGNDVSQLARAVKPIAAMLAVARAAGMLVVHTREGHLPDLSDAPPAKVERGAPSLRIGDPGPMGRILIRGEAGHDIIPELYPLDSEIVIDKPGKGAFYATELGDVLQRYGIENLLVCGVTTEVCVNTTVREANDRGYRCVVLADGCASYFPEFHEMGLKMIKAQGGIFGWVSDSAAVLEALSLEIPRTAAAGV; this is encoded by the coding sequence ATGGCGAACTCAGCAAAGCTCAGAGCGGAGCCGGAGCCGATCGCGCTCGATTGGCCAGCGACTGCGCTTCTCATCATCGACATGCAGCGCGATTTCATGGAGCCGGGCGGTTTTGGCGAGACGCTCGGCAATGACGTCAGCCAGCTCGCGCGGGCGGTGAAGCCGATCGCAGCGATGCTGGCTGTGGCGCGCGCGGCCGGCATGCTGGTCGTGCACACCCGCGAAGGCCATCTGCCCGATCTCTCCGACGCGCCGCCGGCCAAGGTCGAACGCGGCGCGCCGTCTTTGCGCATCGGCGATCCCGGGCCGATGGGGCGTATTCTCATTCGCGGCGAGGCTGGCCACGACATCATTCCCGAATTGTATCCGCTCGACAGCGAGATCGTGATCGACAAGCCGGGGAAGGGCGCCTTCTACGCCACCGAGCTCGGCGACGTGCTGCAGCGCTACGGCATCGAGAATTTGCTGGTCTGCGGCGTCACCACCGAGGTCTGCGTCAACACCACGGTGCGCGAAGCCAATGACCGCGGCTATCGCTGCGTGGTGCTGGCTGATGGCTGCGCATCCTATTTTCCCGAATTTCACGAGATGGGCCTGAAGATGATCAAGGCCCAGGGCGGCATTTTTGGCTGGGTCTCCGACTCGGCCGCGGTGCTGGAGGCGCTTTCATTGGAGATTCCAAGAACGGCAGCGGCGGGGGTATAA
- a CDS encoding regulator, with protein sequence MSTSTTGASGTSTFKPALWTPGDWNALFGFGTNILVNMLVLTGLLRFVLKMPDSLVFGRILPSLGLMMCLSTFYYAYLAYKLAQKTGRSDVCALPSGVSVPHMFIVTFVIMLPITLRTGDPIKGWSAGLVWVFFQSFILMIGGFIAPYIRKITPRAALLGTLAGVSVTFISMRPALEMYMTPQIGLVCFAIILVSWFGGVKYWRGMPAGLVAIAAGMIIAWGSNLFGLGLGGLSLKGVADAFANFGFSVPLPAFGDVFSGFEFLGIILVTAIPFGIYDLVEAMDNVESAEAAGDEYPTTRVLTADGVVSLIGCLMGNPFINAVYIGHPGWKAMGGRIGYSAATGIMVVLLSWFGIISVLLALVPVVAISPILLYIGMLIGAQAFQATPVKHAPAIVLALTPHLAAWAKLQIDTMLASTMSAAQTVGGLAADKVDAVKTAAIAALPQQGVLYHGLEVMGGGSILAGLVLGAIGVFVIERDFLKASAFALAGAVMTYFGFMHGEAVGIGGGLGVTPGVALAYLVMAGGLYALSRTSPSASYSSHSDIPIAAPAE encoded by the coding sequence ATGAGCACGAGCACGACGGGGGCATCAGGCACATCCACTTTCAAGCCGGCCTTGTGGACGCCGGGCGACTGGAACGCGCTGTTCGGCTTCGGCACCAACATCCTCGTCAACATGCTGGTACTGACCGGACTGTTGCGCTTCGTGCTGAAGATGCCTGACTCACTCGTGTTCGGCCGCATCCTGCCGTCGCTCGGCCTGATGATGTGCCTCTCCACCTTCTACTATGCGTATCTCGCTTACAAATTGGCGCAGAAGACCGGCCGCAGCGACGTCTGCGCGCTGCCGTCGGGCGTCAGCGTGCCGCACATGTTCATCGTCACCTTCGTGATCATGCTGCCGATCACGCTTAGGACCGGCGACCCCATCAAGGGCTGGTCGGCCGGCCTCGTCTGGGTATTCTTCCAGAGCTTTATTCTGATGATCGGCGGCTTCATCGCGCCATACATCAGAAAGATCACCCCACGCGCGGCGCTGCTCGGCACGCTCGCCGGTGTCTCCGTCACCTTCATTTCGATGCGCCCGGCGCTGGAAATGTACATGACGCCCCAGATCGGGCTGGTGTGTTTTGCCATCATCCTGGTGAGCTGGTTCGGCGGCGTGAAGTATTGGCGGGGCATGCCTGCCGGCCTCGTCGCCATTGCGGCCGGCATGATCATCGCGTGGGGATCGAACCTGTTCGGCCTCGGGCTGGGCGGCCTGAGCCTGAAGGGCGTCGCCGACGCCTTTGCCAATTTCGGCTTCTCGGTGCCGTTGCCGGCCTTCGGCGACGTTTTCTCCGGCTTTGAATTCCTCGGCATCATTCTCGTGACCGCGATCCCGTTCGGTATCTACGACCTCGTCGAGGCCATGGACAATGTCGAAAGCGCGGAAGCGGCCGGCGACGAATATCCGACCACGCGCGTGCTTACCGCCGACGGCGTCGTCAGCCTGATCGGCTGCCTGATGGGTAATCCCTTCATCAACGCGGTCTATATCGGCCATCCCGGCTGGAAGGCGATGGGCGGGCGGATCGGTTATTCGGCGGCGACCGGCATCATGGTGGTGCTGCTGTCGTGGTTCGGCATCATCTCGGTGTTGCTGGCGCTGGTGCCCGTCGTCGCGATCTCGCCGATCCTGCTTTATATCGGCATGCTGATCGGCGCGCAGGCGTTCCAGGCCACGCCAGTCAAGCACGCGCCCGCGATCGTGTTGGCTCTGACGCCGCATCTCGCGGCTTGGGCAAAATTGCAGATCGACACCATGCTTGCTTCAACAATGTCGGCCGCCCAGACGGTCGGCGGTCTCGCCGCCGACAAGGTCGATGCCGTCAAGACCGCAGCCATCGCCGCGCTGCCGCAGCAGGGCGTGCTCTATCACGGGCTCGAAGTAATGGGCGGCGGCTCGATCCTCGCCGGCCTTGTGCTGGGCGCGATCGGCGTGTTCGTGATCGAGCGCGACTTTCTCAAGGCCTCGGCCTTCGCGCTGGCCGGTGCCGTCATGACCTATTTCGGCTTCATGCACGGCGAAGCCGTCGGCATCGGCGGCGGCCTCGGCGTCACGCCGGGCGTGGCGCTGGCTTACCTGGTGATGGCGGGCGGCCTGTATGCCCTGTCGAGGACGAGTCCAAGCGCGAGCTACAGTTCGCATTCGGATATACCGATTGCGGCACCGGCAGAGTAG
- a CDS encoding carbohydrate ABC transporter permease produces the protein MSMRQIVGKIGLWFAVFIIVSPAILFFLWMASLSLKYEVDNAAYPPVFFPERIAWKNYADVLASNRFLTYFVNSLLVTGTATFLAMLVGVPAGYGIARMAAHKSAIVILIARITPGLSYLIPLFLLFQWLGLLGTLWPQIIIHLVVTVPIVIWIMIGYFETTPLELEEAALIDGATRWQVFRHVALPIARPGLAVAFILAVIFSWNNFVFGIVLAGRETRTLPVAVYNMISFDQLSWGPLAAAALIVTFPVLLLTVLAQRQIVAGLTAGAVKGG, from the coding sequence ATGAGCATGCGTCAGATCGTCGGCAAGATCGGGCTGTGGTTTGCGGTGTTCATCATCGTGTCGCCGGCCATCCTGTTCTTTCTCTGGATGGCCTCGCTGTCGCTCAAATACGAGGTCGACAACGCGGCTTACCCGCCGGTCTTCTTCCCCGAGCGCATTGCCTGGAAGAATTATGCCGACGTACTCGCGTCCAACCGCTTCCTGACCTACTTCGTCAACAGCCTGCTGGTGACGGGCACCGCGACATTTCTGGCGATGCTGGTCGGCGTGCCTGCCGGCTACGGCATCGCGCGCATGGCTGCGCATAAATCCGCAATCGTGATCCTGATCGCACGCATCACGCCGGGCCTGTCCTATCTCATCCCGCTGTTCCTGCTGTTCCAGTGGCTCGGATTGCTCGGCACGCTGTGGCCGCAGATCATCATCCATCTCGTGGTGACGGTGCCGATCGTGATCTGGATCATGATCGGTTATTTCGAGACCACGCCGCTGGAGCTCGAGGAAGCGGCACTGATCGACGGCGCCACGCGCTGGCAGGTGTTCCGCCATGTGGCGCTGCCGATCGCGCGTCCTGGGCTGGCGGTCGCCTTTATCCTCGCGGTGATCTTCTCCTGGAACAACTTTGTGTTTGGCATCGTGCTGGCGGGGCGGGAAACGCGTACGCTTCCCGTCGCCGTCTACAACATGATCTCGTTCGACCAGTTGAGCTGGGGGCCGCTGGCGGCGGCCGCCCTCATCGTCACGTTTCCGGTTCTGCTGCTGACGGTACTGGCGCAGCGGCAGATCGTTGCCGGGTTGACCGCGGGTGCGGTCAAGGGCGGGTAG
- a CDS encoding carbohydrate ABC transporter permease yields MSAVTQTTPAAAEAAPEREWRPPSYWPFVVPALVVVLAVIVFPWVFTIWMSLNQWKVGSPTTFVGFANYVRLPSDPRFVEAVWHTILYTALSVLLPLIFGTFAAVVFHAKFPARGFLRGVFIMPMMATPVAIALVWTMMFHPQLGVLNYLLSLVGMPPQLWVFHPGTVIPSLVLVETWQWTPLVMLIVLGGLAAIPTEPYESAQIDGAGVWQMFRYITLPLITPFLFIAGMIRMIDAVKSFDIIFAITQGGPGSASETINLYLYSVAFIYYDLGYGSAIAVIFFLLIVALAAIMLHLRQRTMWTEIGSGA; encoded by the coding sequence GTGAGTGCTGTGACACAGACTACTCCGGCCGCGGCGGAAGCCGCGCCGGAGCGCGAATGGCGGCCGCCGTCCTACTGGCCATTCGTGGTGCCGGCGCTGGTCGTCGTGCTGGCCGTGATCGTGTTTCCCTGGGTATTCACGATCTGGATGAGCCTCAACCAGTGGAAGGTCGGCTCGCCGACCACCTTTGTCGGGTTCGCCAATTATGTGCGGCTGCCGAGCGATCCCCGCTTCGTCGAGGCCGTGTGGCATACCATCCTTTACACCGCGCTCTCCGTGCTGCTGCCGCTGATCTTCGGCACGTTCGCGGCCGTGGTGTTTCACGCCAAATTCCCCGCGCGCGGCTTCCTGCGCGGCGTCTTCATCATGCCGATGATGGCAACTCCTGTTGCGATCGCGCTGGTGTGGACCATGATGTTCCATCCGCAGCTCGGCGTGCTGAATTACCTGCTGTCGCTGGTCGGCATGCCACCGCAGCTCTGGGTGTTTCACCCGGGCACCGTGATCCCGTCGCTGGTGCTGGTCGAGACCTGGCAATGGACGCCGCTTGTCATGCTGATCGTGCTCGGCGGCCTGGCTGCAATCCCGACCGAGCCCTATGAGAGCGCGCAAATCGACGGCGCCGGCGTCTGGCAGATGTTCCGCTACATCACGCTGCCGCTGATCACGCCATTCCTGTTCATAGCCGGGATGATCCGCATGATCGACGCGGTGAAGAGTTTTGACATCATCTTTGCGATCACTCAAGGCGGCCCTGGTTCGGCGTCGGAGACCATTAATCTCTATCTCTACAGCGTCGCCTTCATCTACTACGACCTCGGCTATGGATCGGCGATCGCGGTCATCTTCTTCCTGCTCATCGTGGCGCTCGCGGCCATCATGTTGCATCTGCGCCAGCGCACGATGTGGACCGAGATCGGGAGCGGCGCATGA
- a CDS encoding ABC transporter substrate-binding protein produces MKNRSISRRALLAGTAAAGALSLTGFPARAEVQWKKYAGTKLEVILAKGPRGDNLQKYIKGFTELTGIQVESEQIPEQQQRQKAVIELASGKPSFDVIHLSYHVQKRQFEKGGWLADMSGYMKDPNLTAPDLVESDFSAAGLQYAKNDKGQMLSLPWSVDYFILYYNKELFQKKGVAVPKTFDEMVAAAEKLTDAKEGTFGFVGRGLRNANMTLWTNFFLNYGGEFLDGKGGILTDGPEAIEATKLYQTLLTKVAPPGVAGFNWMESMASFTQGRSAMWIDGVGWAPPLEDPAASRIVGKVGYTVVPAGPKGQYSATYGDGLGIAAASKNKEAAYLLCQWAVSKTQGARLLQAGGGVPFRNSILNDPEIQKGVKMPPEWLKSVIDSAKISKLGLPVIIPVAEFRDLVGAAITSTLAGADPAAELKKAHEQFRPILERSEKA; encoded by the coding sequence ATGAAGAACCGTTCGATCTCGCGCCGCGCACTTCTGGCCGGCACGGCGGCGGCCGGCGCGCTCAGCCTCACCGGCTTTCCGGCGCGGGCCGAGGTACAATGGAAGAAATATGCCGGCACCAAGCTCGAGGTGATCCTCGCCAAGGGTCCGCGTGGTGACAATCTGCAGAAGTACATCAAGGGATTCACCGAACTCACGGGCATCCAGGTCGAATCCGAGCAGATCCCCGAGCAGCAACAGCGCCAGAAGGCAGTCATCGAACTCGCTTCGGGCAAGCCGAGCTTCGACGTCATTCATCTGAGCTATCACGTGCAGAAGCGGCAGTTCGAAAAGGGCGGCTGGCTCGCCGACATGTCCGGTTACATGAAGGACCCGAACCTCACCGCGCCCGACCTCGTCGAGAGCGACTTCTCGGCCGCGGGCCTGCAATACGCCAAGAACGACAAAGGGCAGATGCTGTCGCTGCCGTGGTCGGTCGACTACTTCATCCTCTACTACAACAAGGAACTGTTCCAGAAGAAGGGCGTCGCCGTTCCCAAAACCTTTGACGAGATGGTCGCGGCGGCCGAAAAACTCACCGACGCCAAGGAAGGTACGTTCGGTTTCGTCGGTCGCGGCTTGCGCAACGCCAACATGACGCTGTGGACCAACTTCTTCCTCAATTACGGCGGCGAATTTTTGGACGGCAAGGGCGGCATCCTGACCGATGGCCCCGAGGCGATCGAGGCAACCAAGCTCTATCAGACACTGCTGACCAAGGTTGCGCCTCCCGGCGTCGCCGGCTTCAACTGGATGGAGTCGATGGCGTCGTTCACGCAAGGTCGATCGGCGATGTGGATCGACGGCGTCGGCTGGGCGCCGCCGCTGGAAGACCCGGCCGCCTCGCGCATCGTCGGCAAGGTCGGCTACACCGTCGTACCCGCGGGGCCGAAGGGACAATATTCGGCGACCTATGGCGACGGCCTCGGCATCGCGGCGGCCAGCAAGAACAAGGAAGCCGCCTATCTGCTGTGCCAGTGGGCGGTCTCGAAGACGCAAGGCGCGCGGCTGTTGCAGGCCGGCGGCGGCGTGCCGTTCCGCAACTCGATCCTCAACGATCCCGAGATTCAGAAGGGCGTGAAGATGCCGCCGGAGTGGCTGAAGTCGGTGATCGATTCCGCCAAGATCTCCAAGCTCGGCCTTCCCGTCATCATCCCGGTCGCCGAATTCCGCGATCTCGTTGGCGCAGCCATCACCTCGACGCTGGCCGGCGCCGACCCGGCCGCTGAATTGAAGAAGGCCCACGAGCAGTTCCGGCCGATCCTGGAGCGCAGCGAAAAAGCGTGA
- a CDS encoding LVIVD repeat-containing protein has product MTELSRRQHLRQLGALVGTAMSGLSAPAFSAEAEIPPQGIGKGIKHISYSDIGGRPDSVQVMVNKKHVYVGHMFSDGVTILDASDPRNLKPTGFFTAGQYTRTHHLQVSDDLMLLANGANIVAMQSYDSMRGYFENNLADSITNRKKFRSGLSIHDISKPNEMREIAFLEMPGFGINRLWWPGGRYAYVSAHFDGFTDHILCIVDLQNVAKPEIVSKWWLPGMNRAAGEPDLPKGKRVALHHMITAGNRGYAAWRDGGFTIHDISDPAKPTLISRINWSPPFPGGTHTPLPLPKRGLAVVADEANAEKCAKGLFHTFIVDVRAPENPVPISTLPTPRERDFCAIGTFGPHNLHENRPGSFQSEETVFATYNTAGVRVFDIKDAFMPKEVAYWVPPTPKKLVDPRPNISLAAKTCDAYVTPEGLMYVSDWNAGMHVLEYEG; this is encoded by the coding sequence ATGACCGAACTCTCGCGCCGCCAGCACCTCAGACAGCTCGGTGCGCTGGTTGGGACCGCCATGTCCGGTCTGTCTGCGCCCGCATTCTCTGCCGAAGCCGAAATTCCTCCGCAAGGAATCGGGAAGGGCATCAAGCACATTTCCTACAGCGACATCGGCGGCCGGCCCGATAGCGTACAAGTGATGGTCAACAAAAAACACGTTTACGTCGGGCACATGTTCAGCGACGGCGTCACCATTCTGGACGCGTCGGACCCGCGCAACCTGAAGCCCACAGGCTTCTTCACCGCCGGCCAGTACACGCGCACCCATCACTTGCAGGTTTCGGACGACCTGATGCTGCTCGCCAACGGCGCCAACATCGTGGCGATGCAATCCTACGACAGCATGCGGGGCTACTTCGAGAACAACCTGGCCGACAGCATCACCAACCGCAAGAAATTCCGGTCCGGCCTGTCCATCCACGATATCTCCAAGCCCAACGAAATGCGCGAAATAGCTTTCCTTGAAATGCCCGGCTTCGGGATCAACCGTCTGTGGTGGCCGGGAGGACGCTACGCCTATGTCTCGGCGCATTTCGACGGCTTCACCGACCACATCCTGTGCATTGTCGACCTGCAGAACGTAGCCAAGCCGGAGATCGTCTCCAAATGGTGGCTGCCCGGCATGAATCGCGCCGCAGGCGAGCCCGATTTGCCGAAAGGCAAGCGCGTCGCCCTGCATCACATGATCACGGCGGGCAACCGCGGTTATGCGGCGTGGCGTGACGGCGGATTCACCATCCATGATATCAGCGATCCCGCAAAGCCCACACTGATTTCGCGCATCAACTGGTCGCCGCCATTCCCGGGTGGAACGCATACACCTCTGCCCCTGCCCAAGCGGGGATTGGCGGTAGTGGCCGACGAGGCGAATGCCGAAAAATGTGCCAAGGGCCTGTTCCACACGTTCATTGTCGACGTTCGCGCTCCTGAAAATCCGGTGCCGATATCGACGCTACCGACACCTCGCGAACGCGATTTCTGCGCCATCGGCACGTTCGGGCCGCACAATTTGCACGAAAATCGGCCCGGTTCGTTCCAAAGCGAAGAGACGGTGTTCGCTACCTACAATACGGCAGGGGTGCGGGTGTTCGACATTAAGGATGCCTTCATGCCGAAGGAGGTTGCCTATTGGGTGCCGCCCACGCCCAAGAAGCTGGTAGATCCGAGGCCCAATATTTCGCTGGCCGCAAAGACCTGCGACGCTTACGTCACCCCGGAGGGACTGATGTATGTCAGCGACTGGAATGCCGGCATGCATGTGCTGGAATACGAAGGCTAG
- a CDS encoding VOC family protein: protein MALKNVIGIDHAVVMVKDLDKAAENYKRLGFTVSPRGTHSAHMGSGNYTIMFDPDYMELLGVLRPTEHNEPARAFLEKSGEGIERIAFTAVDSARGAEEILARGYIPVGPTDFERPVTLPDGTESEARFRTFQWPTVEAPGGVRIFACQHKTRETVWIPELMRHANGAKRLKQVLIVAPEPANEAAHMSKLIDRDTRNEPDGAIAVPSGGDRADFVFLTKDQLGKRYPGVSLAGLPERGGAGLVIAADVAAAEKALGAVGVRSAGGVVVPPAEGNGTMLAFVKA, encoded by the coding sequence GTGGCACTCAAAAACGTCATCGGAATCGATCACGCCGTGGTCATGGTGAAGGATCTCGATAAGGCGGCCGAAAACTACAAGCGGCTGGGCTTCACCGTATCGCCGCGCGGCACCCACAGCGCCCATATGGGATCGGGCAATTACACCATCATGTTCGACCCTGACTATATGGAATTGCTCGGCGTGCTCAGGCCGACGGAACATAATGAGCCGGCGCGGGCGTTCCTTGAAAAGAGCGGTGAAGGTATCGAGCGTATCGCCTTCACCGCCGTGGATTCGGCGCGGGGCGCGGAAGAAATTCTCGCGCGTGGTTATATCCCCGTTGGCCCGACGGATTTCGAGCGGCCGGTGACGCTGCCTGATGGTACGGAATCCGAAGCCAGGTTCCGGACCTTTCAATGGCCGACGGTGGAAGCGCCGGGCGGCGTGCGTATCTTTGCCTGCCAGCACAAGACGCGCGAGACGGTCTGGATTCCCGAACTGATGAGGCATGCCAACGGCGCGAAGCGCTTGAAGCAGGTGCTGATCGTCGCGCCGGAGCCGGCCAACGAGGCCGCGCACATGTCCAAGCTGATCGATCGTGATACTCGCAACGAGCCCGATGGCGCGATCGCGGTACCCTCGGGTGGCGACCGTGCGGATTTCGTGTTTCTCACGAAAGATCAGCTTGGCAAGCGCTATCCCGGCGTATCGCTGGCGGGATTGCCCGAACGCGGCGGCGCGGGGCTGGTCATCGCGGCCGATGTCGCGGCGGCGGAGAAGGCGCTGGGTGCGGTCGGCGTTCGCAGCGCAGGCGGCGTTGTGGTGCCGCCGGCTGAAGGCAACGGCACGATGCTGGCGTTCGTCAAGGCGTAG
- a CDS encoding NAD(P)/FAD-dependent oxidoreductase, which produces MNTSNVRWPDSLWAAMTPSGPELPELTGTQQADVIVIGGGFTGLSTALHLREAGVDVAIVEAAEPGWGASGRNNGQVIPTLSRPDPEDIVAKHGEVGERFVGMLRDSASCLFDVTRRYNIDAEGEQAGWVQPVHSPGRIKIAERRVRQWSKFGAPVELLSRDQTRDMLGSDAWFGGFWNRTGGHINPLALARGLARTVLGLGARIYARSPAESFERRNDRWVVKTAKGEISGRALVMATNAYSGEFSKSLVPQIAHEVMPVLSWQMATQPLSDNVRKTIIPGRQAMSDTHGELYFARYDARNRLVTGGAVIGPGNKVERIKARVTERLQRLWPQIGEVSFDYVWNGYVGMTTDFLPRIHKLGPDAYGWTGCNGRAVALTIPLGNELAKAVRGVPENELALPFTEPVPIVAHGILRKLAPLMLLVYRRRDAREMA; this is translated from the coding sequence ATGAATACGAGCAACGTCCGCTGGCCCGATTCCCTATGGGCCGCGATGACGCCGTCGGGGCCTGAACTGCCCGAACTGACCGGCACACAGCAGGCGGATGTGATCGTAATCGGCGGCGGCTTTACCGGCCTCTCCACCGCGCTGCATCTGCGCGAGGCCGGCGTCGATGTGGCGATCGTCGAAGCCGCAGAGCCGGGCTGGGGTGCGTCGGGACGCAACAACGGCCAGGTGATCCCGACGCTGTCGCGGCCCGATCCGGAGGATATTGTCGCAAAACACGGCGAAGTGGGAGAACGTTTTGTCGGCATGCTGCGCGACAGTGCTTCCTGTCTGTTTGACGTGACAAGGCGCTACAACATCGACGCCGAGGGAGAACAGGCCGGCTGGGTGCAACCCGTGCATTCGCCTGGCCGCATCAAGATTGCCGAACGTCGCGTGCGGCAATGGTCAAAATTCGGCGCGCCCGTTGAATTGCTGTCGCGCGACCAGACGCGGGACATGCTTGGCTCCGACGCCTGGTTCGGCGGTTTCTGGAACAGGACCGGCGGCCACATCAATCCGCTCGCGCTCGCCCGTGGTCTCGCGCGCACCGTGCTCGGTCTCGGCGCCCGCATCTACGCGCGCTCGCCGGCCGAAAGTTTTGAGCGCCGCAACGACCGCTGGGTGGTCAAGACGGCGAAGGGCGAAATCTCCGGCCGCGCGCTTGTCATGGCGACCAACGCATATAGCGGTGAGTTCTCCAAATCGCTGGTGCCGCAGATTGCGCACGAGGTGATGCCGGTGCTGTCCTGGCAGATGGCGACGCAGCCTTTATCCGACAATGTCCGCAAGACCATCATTCCCGGCCGGCAGGCGATGTCGGACACCCATGGCGAACTCTATTTCGCGCGCTATGACGCGCGGAATCGTCTGGTCACCGGCGGCGCGGTGATCGGTCCCGGCAACAAGGTGGAGCGGATCAAGGCGCGCGTCACCGAGCGGCTGCAGCGGCTGTGGCCGCAGATCGGCGAGGTCTCGTTCGATTACGTCTGGAACGGCTATGTCGGCATGACCACCGATTTCCTGCCGCGCATCCACAAGCTTGGCCCCGATGCCTATGGCTGGACCGGCTGTAACGGCCGTGCGGTGGCATTGACGATTCCGCTCGGCAATGAACTCGCAAAGGCCGTCCGCGGCGTGCCCGAAAACGAGCTCGCGCTGCCGTTCACCGAGCCGGTGCCGATCGTCGCCCACGGCATCCTGCGCAAGCTGGCCCCGCTGATGCTGCTGGTCTATCGCCGCAGAGATGCGCGGGAGATGGCGTAG
- a CDS encoding ABC transporter ATP-binding protein: MSETETILTLDRLSVRLPRGADRTHALRDVSLEIASNEILCVVGESGSGKSMMANAVMRLLPNEVTIDGGRALFEGRDLCAASLAEMREVRGAGIAMIFQEPMTALNPLRTIGDQIAEMFSIHTELSKAEIGAKVLALLADVRIPDPKVAAKAYPHELSGGQRQRAMIAMALALDPKLLIADEPTTALDVTTQAQILKLIRDLQQRRRTAVMFITHDFGVVAEIADRVVVMQHGVIVEHGMAADVLNHPQHAYTKQLIAAVPPLKAPPPRALAADTILTISDVSKTYRTGGFLGRGARVTPAVKNVSLKLPRGATLGIVGESGSGKSTLARCIVRLIDPDTGAIVLDGSDWARMPSEKVRRETRHIQMVFQDPFASLNPRRKAAELVAQGPIVHGTPRAQAIADAKELFSLVGLDPSSADRYPHEFSGGQRQRIGLARALALKPDVLVADEPVSALDVSVQAQVLKLLAELRQRLGLSIVFITHDLRVAAQICDLVAVMKDGAVVEHGLAGEVFGNPRHAYTRALLDSIPGGEFAREHDTAAV, encoded by the coding sequence ATGAGCGAGACCGAAACCATCCTTACGCTCGATCGCCTGAGCGTCCGCCTGCCCCGCGGCGCGGACCGGACGCATGCGCTCAGGGATGTGTCGCTGGAGATCGCTTCGAACGAGATCCTCTGCGTGGTCGGCGAATCCGGCTCCGGCAAGTCGATGATGGCGAATGCCGTCATGCGACTGTTGCCCAATGAAGTGACGATCGACGGCGGTCGGGCACTGTTCGAAGGCCGCGATCTCTGCGCGGCATCTCTTGCCGAGATGCGCGAGGTGCGCGGCGCCGGCATTGCCATGATCTTCCAGGAGCCGATGACGGCGCTCAACCCGCTCCGCACCATCGGCGACCAGATCGCCGAGATGTTTTCGATCCATACCGAATTGTCGAAGGCCGAGATCGGCGCGAAGGTACTGGCCCTGCTCGCGGACGTCCGCATTCCCGATCCCAAGGTTGCGGCGAAGGCCTATCCGCACGAACTCTCCGGCGGGCAGCGCCAGCGCGCCATGATCGCGATGGCACTGGCGCTCGATCCAAAACTGCTGATCGCCGACGAGCCTACTACTGCCCTCGATGTCACGACCCAAGCGCAAATTCTAAAACTGATCCGCGACCTGCAGCAGCGCCGCAGGACGGCGGTCATGTTCATCACCCATGATTTCGGCGTCGTCGCCGAGATCGCGGATCGCGTGGTGGTGATGCAGCATGGCGTCATCGTCGAACACGGCATGGCCGCTGATGTGCTCAACCATCCGCAGCACGCCTACACCAAACAGCTCATCGCCGCCGTGCCGCCGCTGAAGGCGCCGCCGCCCCGCGCGCTCGCGGCCGACACCATCCTCACGATTTCGGATGTCTCCAAAACCTATCGAACCGGCGGCTTTCTCGGCCGCGGCGCGCGCGTAACCCCGGCCGTGAAGAACGTCTCGCTCAAGCTGCCGCGTGGCGCGACGCTCGGCATCGTCGGCGAATCCGGCTCCGGCAAATCGACACTGGCGCGCTGCATCGTGCGGCTGATCGATCCGGACACCGGCGCGATCGTGCTCGATGGCAGCGACTGGGCGAGGATGCCGAGCGAAAAAGTCCGCCGCGAGACGCGCCATATCCAGATGGTGTTTCAGGACCCGTTCGCCTCCCTCAATCCGCGCCGCAAGGCGGCCGAACTGGTGGCTCAAGGGCCCATCGTTCACGGCACACCGCGCGCACAGGCGATTGCGGATGCGAAGGAACTGTTTTCGCTGGTCGGGCTCGACCCTTCCTCCGCCGACCGTTATCCGCACGAATTCTCCGGCGGCCAGCGCCAACGCATTGGCCTCGCCCGCGCACTGGCGCTGAAGCCGGACGTGCTGGTCGCGGACGAGCCGGTGTCGGCGCTCGATGTCTCCGTGCAGGCGCAGGTGCTGAAACTGCTCGCGGAACTGCGGCAGCGGCTGGGGCTTTCCATCGTGTTCATCACGCATGATTTGCGCGTCGCCGCACAGATCTGCGACCTCGTTGCTGTGATGAAGGATGGTGCGGTGGTGGAGCATGGACTCGCGGGCGAAGTGTTCGGTAACCCGCGGCACGCTTACACGCGGGCGCTGCTCGACTCGATTCCCGGCGGGGAATTTGCGCGCGAGCACGATACGGCGGCGGTGTAG